ATTGACATACGTGATGAGTACTCACTGGAAATGAAAGGCACTGGGATGAAAAAATTGGCAGAGATAACAAAAATGGACAAAGTGGAACATCCAACACAGGATCCACTACAAACTAATAGTCTAGAAATGTGTGATCAAACAATGAAAGCAACATCATAATGGAACATGACGCAGAATATGGGAGTTACAAGTAGGCAAGGAGATGCATCAATACTCACAAAGTTACTGTGTATAGAGGAAAGGGATAAGAGGAGGTcgacaaaatagaagatagGGGAGCTGGATAATGAAAATCATTACATATAATACAAGGGGGTTAGGAAGGGGGGTAAAATGGGCAGTAATTAGAAGAATGGTACAAAAGGAAAGAGTTGACATGTTATGTATACAAGAAACTAAGAAGGAGTAGTTAGATAAATATGTCTGGCATGCATTGTGGGGAGATACAGAAGTTAAGTGGGAATTGCAACTAGCCATCAATAGAGCAGGAGAACTACTATGTTTGTGGAATGAAAACTCTTTCATACTGGACAGGAAGACAAGTGGTCAAGGCTTTACCTGATAGGCAGAAGGTGTCTATTGTCAACAATATGCACCATGCGACATGACGCAGAAGAGAAACCTATGGGAGCAAATCAGACAGCTGCGAGATTTAAGGCCAGAAGTGTTGTGGTGCATACTTAGAGATTTCAACAATATCAGGAGACCAGAGGAAAGAGTAGGACTGTCTCAAAAGGGGGAAATTGATAGTAATATGGACGATTTCAATGAATGGATAGAGGAGCTTCAACTTGAAGATGTACCTAGTGTGGGGAGGAAATTCACATGGTACAAACCTAATGGGACAACAAAGAACAAGTTGGACAGATTTCTTGTATGTGCTGAATGGCTTCGGAAATGGCAGGGTaccacataatttattttggaaAGAAATTTCTCGGATCATTGCCCAGTTATGCTGAAATCTGAAGTTGTTAACTGGGGACCCCGACCTTTCAAGATTTTAAATTGTTGGTTCCATGATAAATCATTTCGAAGGGTTATCCAAGAATCCTGGCTGAATAATACTGTAAGAGGTTGGGGGGTTTTGTGctcaaagaaaagataaaaggagTCAAGGCTAGGCTCAAAATCTGGAATAAGGAGCAATTTGGAGATGCCCATTAGAAGGTAGCAACTATTGAGAAAAAGCTAAATAGACTTAAATTTGAAGATGGTGATAAACAATTATCTGACCAAGAGTTGCTGGTTTAGAAAAAAGCTTCGAGAGGAGCTATGGGCAGCCGCATAATCGCAAGAGTCCCTATTGAAGCAGAAAGCAAAAGCAAGATGGATCAAAGAAGGGGACTATAATTCAAAGTTTTTCCATAGAGTTGTAAACTCAAATCGTAGATCCAACACTTTGAGTGGAGTGTTTATAAATAGTGTTTGGATTGATGAACCTAGAAAGGTGAAGGAGGAGACATGTTTGTTCTTCAAGAAAAGATTTCAGGAGGAAGAGTGGGTGAGACCCAAACTAGATGGGGTCAGTTTTAAAGCCATTGGACAACATCAGAATGACAAACTATCGAAGCCTTTCACTAAAAAGGAAATTAAGGATGCTGTGTGGGAGTGTGGGAGTGACAAGACCCCTGGCCCAGATAGACTTAACTTCAAATTCATTTAAGAATTTTGGGAAATTATCAAGGCTGATGTGCTTTGCTTcatggatgaatttttttttcatggaacTCCCCCGAAGGGCTACAATGCTTTCTTCATTGTGCTCATTCCCAAGGTATATGAtccacaaaatttaaatgaatataGGCCTATTTCTCTAATAGGTAGCATATGCAAAATTGTGTCAAAGGTACTAGCATGGAGGTTGAAGGAGGTGCTGCCAACACTAATAGATGAGAGACAAACAACATTCATAGAAGGCCGTCATTTGCTACACAACACCCTCATTGCAAATGAAGTAATCCATGAAGCAAAGTCAATAAATAGGTCGTGTTTGGTTTTTAAAGCAGATTTTGAAAAGGCTTACGATTCAGTCTCTTGAGATTTTCTGCTATATATGTTGAAGAGGATGGGTTTTTGTGAAAATGGATATTATGGATTGAGGGCTGCCTAAAATCAGCTTCTATCTCCATATTGATTAATGGCAGCCCTTCATCCGAGTTCACCCACAAAGAGGCCTAAGAAAAGGGGACCCACTAGCTCCGCTATTACTCAACGTTGTTGCGAAAGGACTAAATAGACTGATGAGAGAGGCGACGAAGAAAAATTTGTTTCAAGGCTTCTTAGTGGGTAGAAATGAGGTGCAGGTTAGCATATTACAATATGCAGATGATACACTCTTTTTTGGGAAAGCATCCATGGAAAATGTTAAAACGATCAAGGTGATTTTGAGAAGGTTCGAACTTGTCTCAGGcctcaaaattaatttctcaAAGAGTAGTTTTTGGATAATTGGGATGTCAGAGAGTTAGAAGGAGGATGCTGCTAGGTATTTAAATTACAGGTTATTGGCCATACCATTTCTATATCTTGGCCTCCCGATTGAGGCAAATCCAAGGCGGTCCGACACATGGGATCCTATAGTCAAGAAATGTGAGAGAAAATTggcaaaatggaagcaaaagctATTATCTTTTGGGGGAAAGGTAACACTCATAAAGTTTGTCCTAAATTCTATTcctatattctttttttcttttttcagggcTCCAAATAAAATTCTGGACAAATTGGTGTGGATTCAAAGATGATTTCTTTGGGGCGGAGGTGTGGAAGAGAAGAACATAGCATGAGTAAAGTGGGAGTCGATGTGCCTACCAAAGGATAAAGGTGGAATAGGGATCAGGGAGTTAAGGAAGCTTAACTATGCGCTCCTTGGAAAGTGGAAATGGAACTTTTTTCATAACAAAGGAGAATTATGGGCTAGAATATTGAACTCAAAATATGGCAATTGGAGAAATTTGGAGGAAGCAACAAAGGGCAGTAGAGTATCAACATGGTggaaggatatatatatatatatcacagaTCCTTCAGGTGCAGAAGGCAGCATTTTCAATAAAGGGATAAAATGGAAAGTGGGGTGTGGAGAAAAGGccaaattttgggaggatggACGAAAAGAGGATGGAGTACCATTTAAGTTGAAATACCCCACACTTTTCTCTATTtctaaacaacaacaacatctcgTAAAGATGATGGGCAATTTCACAACTACAAGTTGGGAATGGGACTTTAAATGGAGAAGGCAACTTTTCGATGATGAGATGGAGATGGATGTACAATTTTTACAAGATCTAGAAGATATCAGCATCCACCCGGACCGAGAAAACAAGTGGATTTGGAAGGAAGATGCACCGGGTGTCTATTCAGCAGGGAGCGGGTACAAGAAGCTTATGTCAGCCCAAATTGATGAAAATCAGGATAGTGTTTTTACCAAGTTATGGAAGGTCAAGGCTCCTAGCAAAGCTGCGTTCTTCGCGTGGAGACTACTCAAGGACAGATTACCAACAAAAATGAACCTGCACAGGAGAAATGTGGAAATAAATGATCCTACATGTCCATTCTGCAAATATAAAGATGAGGATGCAACACATTTATTCTTTAGTTACAGTAAAATACTGTCACTCTAGTGGGAATCAGTATCATGGACAAACAATTCAAGACCACTTCCACAAATCCCTAGAATGCATTTCCTCCATCATGTGGTTTGGAATCAAAATGGCTCTAGTTCTCAGATTTGGAAATGTTGGTGGATCTCCTTGACTTGAAGTATTTGGCAGCATCGAAATAACATTGTTTTTGAAGGGGATAGTTTTAATGATAGTAAGATACTAGAGGATGCAGTTTTTCTTTGCTGGACTTGGCAAAAAAATCTGAATAAGGACTTTGACGTATCGTTTCATCACTGGTCCAACAATATGAAGGAGACATTTATGTGATTAGGGTGAGACTCTATATGTATGTTGGGTAAATGTGGGCCAAGCAAACTATCAGAATTATGGTTTTCTGAATTCAATTTAGATACTCTATATTAGGGAATCATAGTCTTACTAAATTTGACCCAATGTGTAATTTCAGCAGTATAACTTATACTGATTAACatataatacaatattatttttactgactaaaaaaaatataaaaaagataaagataagagataaagataaaaattatctgAAAAGTTGTTGTGAAAGTCAATAGTAAGAATACTATATTACTCATTTCATATTTGTAAGAATACTATTACTCCAATTAGCATAACAACTTTATTGTACAGTAGCAAGAAAATGTTAATTGAATGAAAGTGTGAAAGTACCCCAAAGAAAGTTCTCATTGATGAGTCATTATGAAGGTATATATATAACTATCGTATCCCAATTCCCATCACATCCCCCGAAACATAAGTTCCGgacgtttttctcttttatcatATACCTTGTCCAAGTGTTGTATGATAACATTTAAAGCTTTTGATAAGGTGAACCCTTCGTGTCTAAAGCTCTCTCTGCCATCTTTGTCACATTTTCAAAGGTCACAAAATAAATTTCACGAAAGTAACGGTTAAGGTGTCTTTCATCCTCCAAGTTCCCCTCTCCTTGCCAATTGACGAAGCATAACTAACATTTATTTACTTGAAAAAGGAAGTTCCCTCACtagaagaaatgaaaatatatataaaaaaaagcgcACACCAAAAATTGAACTATTTGCCCCTCTTGTTTATCATCACAAAGCTGATAAACTTAATTCCCTCGTGTACTCAACTCCTTATTCAACTAAGTTATCGCCGTTTTTGGCACTGTGTGGGGCCTCCAAATCCCTCTATATATTAACAATGTACTCATACTCTTCATCAGCACCAACTACCTACCCCTTTGATCTTGTGTCCCACCCTGCATCTCAGCAGAGCCACTCTGGGTCACTACAATGCCATTGTTAACTTCCTCTTTGTTTCACATGGttcctctcttctctcttcttttacTCTCACTCATGATTCGTTATGGTACTTCTCAGGGTCCACCTTCACCTGGCTACTACCCTAGTTCCAAAACTAATCCTGTTAGCTTTGATGAGGGATTTAGAAACCTTTGGGGACCTCAGCATCAGAAACTAGACCAAGACTCGTTAACAATCTGGCTTGACTCCTACTCAGGTTTGTAAAATGTCTCACATAAACTCCTAACTTAAATAGTTAAATGCAACTACATATGCTTCTTTATCTATTGGTTTATTATAAATTGTTCTTTCACTATTACTAGTTACCATGGTTTTAAATTGGGACCCAAAAATTACGGTCTCAACATTAAGGTATTTTGACACTCCGCATTCGCACTACGACCACAATTGAGGTCACATCAATCACATTTTCCTGCCAtggaaaggttttttttttttggctcacCGCAACTTAGACAAAAACCGCGATCATAACCGTAATTTAAAACCAtgctagttactacatttttaCTAGCACTTTTTTAATACACAGGGAGTGGATTCAAGTCACTTCACTCTTATCGGTCTGGATACTTTGGTGCTGCGATTAAGCTTCAACCTGGCTACACTGCAGGAGTCATAACATCTTTATACGTGAGGATCAATTTATAACTTTTAGCACATGTTTAAAATTGAGCGTACAGTATCTTTTTACTATGTGTTTTTCATCCTTTTTCTTCGTTATTTCATTTGGGAATTGTAGCTTTCAAACAACCAAGACTACCCAGGACACCATGATGAAATAGACATTGAGTTCCTTGGTACCACGCCAGATAAGCCATATGTCTTGCAGACAAATGTATACATCAGAGGAAGTGGAGATGGGAACATTATAGGGAGAGAGATGAGGTTTCACCTTTGGTTCGACCCAACACAAGATTTTCACAACTATGCTATTCTGTGGGAACCCAGTGAGATCATGTAATATCTTCACGCACTACCATGATCTACATAAACTGTTTCGATAAAATCTAACTTGAAACCCTTACCATAaattttttggtgaataattattttatgtatgtaTAATAACTATCAACAACCATTTAGCCCAATTAGGAAATTACTATGACTTGGTTAAAATATTTCACTGAAAATATCATTTCTATACAATAATGGAATGCAGACCCCTTTAAAATATACCTATTAACCTTTAATCATGTTAGTCAAAGTGAGAGAAAAATGTGCATCTAgcttctttttcttcactcaATCATTCATAGCTTATTTATGGGATGAAAACGTAGTTTTCATGGGGGTAGGTTGATTATCATAAAATCTTACAATATCTAGATTTTGTATGCTGCTTACTAGTTTTAGTAGTTTAATTATCTTACAATACATGCAGATTTTTAGTGGATGATGTCCCAATAAGGAGGTATCCTAGGAAGAGTGATGCCACGTTCCCCACAAGAGAAATGTATGTGTACGGATCAATATGGGATGCATCTTCATGGGCTACAGAGGGAGGAAAATACAAAGCTGATTATAATTACCAACCCTTCTTTGGTAGATACAAAAACTTCAAAATACTAGGTTGTACCACTGAAGCCTCAACCTCATGCCAGCCACCATCTCCTTCACCATCAGGCTATGACAGCCTTAGTCCTCAGCAATTTGCTGCAATGCAATGGGTCCAAAACAACTACTTGGTCTATGACTATTGCCATGATCCTGGGAGAGACCATACACTTACTCCAGAATGCTAAGGTTTTAAGCTATATTTGGATTAAAATTGGGAaagtatgtatttttataaattctaatacacaattgCAAAATACAGAATGaaaaaggaataattaatttgtagctTTGAAAACAAAGTTACTTTTGAACTTTCCCAATTGAAATCTATACATCCACTtaattggtttggttcaagttggtatatttcaaaagttatttttttttatttttcacatattaCCAAAGCAGTTTGTTAAGGGGGTGGATTTTGTGATGGTTCCACTTGCTAATGCTAAGTGTAATTGCAACAACAGTGAGCGTCCAAGTTCCCCTCAAAAAAGATTGGGATGTTTTCGTTGTTTATGTAATTGTGTTGTTTGTTTGTACCCCACAAAAGATTGGGATGTTTTTGTAATTGTGAAGCACTATTACTTTAGTCCTTTTCCTGTTGAAATAAATCTAGTTGGATTTTGGATGCTTTCCTAATTCGTATTTAGGTAGCAGAAATGAGAAAAGGGACCTTTGTCCCTCCGAAACTAAGCTGTTGGAAAGAACCTTCTTATGGACTTTTGTTGCTAAATTGGACAACCAAACTAATTATTCAATCTGTGAgtccatgaaaaataataactaatgcTCTATTCTGCTGTTGTCGGTAGAGTGTCCGTGCCAAGGACAATTGTGCTTTGTTTGAACGCGGAAAAAATAACAGTTACAAAGAAattagagagaaaagaaaataaatataaaaaggtaaaattttagttgttcgtataaaagagaaagagtaaaggaaaaaaaaatagttctagctatttatttgatttgataataaaaattgagaagaaagaaaatgatactatagaataaaaatatttttgttcttatattgaaattatagttttttattcattatttttaaagataaaatagataTTGCATAGTATTGtacacttttctttttataaaaaatagagaaaactcTTTTCCGTGAATGAATTCtgctaaatcttttttttttcctctcttccCATTTTGGCACGGATTCTTTGTAGTCATTGCGGTGACTACATGAGATCTCCAccgttaaaagtaaaatatataaattaaataatttaagtaaaaaaaattgaccttTGATTGTGACTGTATGACCCTTTCAACTGCAGGCAATCCGGTCCCCCAATTTCCCTTTGCTTAgctaaaggagagaaaaaaaaaattcaattttggtgttttctcttttttagaTTTCTTCCTTTCCAAACTCTTTCCTGCCAAATATAGTGTTACTTTAGGAATTTGTATGCCAACTACAATGACTAGATTGAGAATAGGGTAAATCCTTATATTATGTCCATGAATTTCTGCCCTGCCGTTTCATTGTGCTAAAAGGataaactaaacatgaaaaagGCACCTAAGAGAGAAATGATAAACGATTCAATATcgataataattaaacaaagacAAACTTAATCAAGCATAAAGACAAATGCTGACCCACCCAATTTAAGAAGATACCATGAAGATAACTTAGTAATGTGTATAGACTTTTCCTTCctaatattaagaaaaatcttACTACTGTTTTAGTTTTAGCAATCAATATACACaactttgaaaaataattaagatcaCGATGATCCTCTCTATTcggtttataaaatttaattaccagagttttttttaactattcgGAAATAAGATTCTTAATTGATACTGTAAAGcacagctttttttttttttttttttggaaggccaAAGAGAAATTTTATTAAGCAAAGGAAGAGGGAGGCAAAACAGCTCACACAAGACGTGAACAGCTGCAGCCACCAACAAACAACAGCAAACGAGCAAAATCAAAGTATGCTTGTGATCCTTATTCTAAAAAAGCATAATAACTATTGCTTAGGAGTAATTAAAAAAGTGTGGTTTGAGTTAATATAAATTATGCTCTTTAAACTGGAACAAGAAGACAGGACTTGACATACCAATAGAGCCAGAAAGGCATATAGATGGTTGGCAATGATGCTCGATTCAATACGCTACTGCCTGGCCCAATAAAAGTTGCCTTATCGGTCATGTGTcttgtatattattataaatcatgCATGGTTTACACCAATTATCCCTAGATAAAGGCTATCAAATCATGTGAACTATCTTAATCACACCTTAGTATCTTGCACAGTCTCTTGCtttgaatttatatttgatCTTGTGAATGATCAGAAGCATTACTTTGTCGTACTAATCCTTGTCTAGTTGTGGCATTGTCAAATGTCACATGAATGAATTTAGGATTTCAATGAGAATCTAGGGTTGGAACAATGCATTAAATCGTGCAAACAACCCCCCACTTCAAACTTTCAACCATTGGTttgattgaaataaattaagttaTTCACGAATATTTAGAAGAAATTATTAACTTGTTGGTTGAAGTAAAATTAGATTTGATATCTTTAAAGTAAGattttaactttcaatcttgtgataaaaaaataatataattaaaaagaaaaatcatattaaaaatactcAATCATATTTTCAATACAAATAAGTTATCAGCAAAGTTGTggatatttcaaattaatataataatgaaaactataattaattatctGATTGTAATTAGTTTCacataattttctatttatattttgattttggttgtataattaattaatgtgaagGTATATATAATGTTATAATTACAAGAAATGtaccaataactttttattttgtaatcttgcaaattattatttattctgtTTGTTTTAAGTGtcagattttttaaataaatttatttcattttatttttcgttcACATagtttaatattacattaattaattgtttatcaattatgctcttgtttatcttttaatctttactCCCTCCATTTCAGATTATAATGCGTTTTAGAGGGGGAAAAACTaacctaaaatatatattattttacaaaaccaatacatcattaattattttttccaaaactATTTTTAGTCAATATTTAGTGGAAGTAGTTTATAGGAAGAGTAAAAGAGTTATTAATTAACGAgacaaataatatattagaaaacTACTTAATACTTTCTttgaaattcaataaattaattatattcctAAATACTTGTATCAAAGTCTTAAATGTTATAAAATCTAAAATGGGtggaataattaatttacacacATTTATTGTGGGATGGAAAGAAAAAGGACAAAATAGGAAATTCCAAAcctattttattagaataaaaaaattattatatttcctaatttctaaaaataaccttgtaaaaagaaataaacgaAGGGAGTAGAAACTAACCCTTCAACGCTATCAACTATCAATGCAATGACTAGCGTTATTGCTCAAATAATGTTTCTTGacttataaatttaaatgacattattgttaaaatattaaaattaaataattattagctAGATGTTTTTAAAGAAAAGGATTTGAATcataattatagttttataaaacttatataattcGTTTGTACTTTTAAGAAAAGTAactgataaatataatataattttaaataatttagttaacatcatatttttttatcattttcaaaatttatgaataagtaaattaaaagttaattttagaaaattatatgTAACTTTAATGaagtagtaatttttttatttaaacataaTCCGTATTATATTTCATTGACTTATTATTTAGTGCACATCCAACATTATTAAACATGATAAAAGTTGATTATGctcttttttaaaggaaaaattaattgtgttattATCTTATCATGTTGGTATATGTTTTATCATCATGtcatattttatcttaatttaacTATCAAACGACTCTAAGATATCATAACGAATACGAGTGTGATTGATAAAGAAAACCATGACATGAAAAATAGTTCCGATTAATCGTATATGGCTCTTACCTTTCTTCTTCCACTTTTAAGGTCATATACTACCCTTTTTTCAATCATAATCTTGTCTAGCAAGTCGGCAAGTTCAGTTTCACTAAATAAGCAACAATCTTCATGCCTCCCCATTCTTGTCGGCTTATTATTCCTTAAAGAAACTTATGGGTTTATatattaagagtttaattttgataaagtgAGAGTGTAAAAAATTTTAAGCTAAGATATAAACATTTctctattatttaataatttcctGCAATAACTAAATCAATtctaaatagaaatattttaaaactaattcttCAATTTTAAGTTTGCGTATgtccttaatatttttatctaaaatatgaTAAGGGTGTTGGACGGTAAAAATACGAAGGTCGAAATTAATTGAGGGgaagataaaataaagtaatatatatataaagaatatttaccatttttacaaaaatcaacaatgcttaaaaataatttttcgaaatttgtacagaaaaaaaaaataagaatattagatttttaaaatttatattcccagaaatagaattttaatccATAAAACAAAGCAAATGAACTCAGAGGATAGTTCTCCAAAGAAACAAAATCTGAACAAATCTCTGACCGATGCAATCAAATGGGAAGAACTAACAGTTAGCATGTAACACTCATAATCCAAACCAATTCACACGAAGAGAATGACTGCGGAGGAAGATCTTCCTTGGGCCAAGAAGCCCAAGACTTCGGCCTGCCTATCCCACCTCTAATCCAAACCAATTCACACGAGGAGCCATTTGAACAATGTCCCGACAGTTGCTTGGGGCACCCAGTATTTTTGCTGGGGCACCAGCAACATGGGTGAAAGGGCAAAAATGCCCTTCACCCTTTAATATAAAAGCGGCACAATGACTCGTCCGTACAAGTCACTGTGCATTTCCAAAATCATCTTCTTCCTTGAAAGaacgcttcttcttcttcctccgaGAGAAGCTTCTTCTTCCGAGATTTCTTCTTCATCGCTTCATTTCCGCACTACCTCCTCTTCTCCTATGGCCTCTCCACTATCGGTTGCAGCATCTTCTTCTTTGTCGGTGTTGCAACTTCTTCCTCGTTGTTGCTGCCTCTAATTCTCCTGTCGAGGTTAGTGAATCTTCTTCCTCCTGTGGTGCTTGTTGCTCCTTGTCGTTAGATATTGTGTATTGTGTATTGTTTTGTGTTTTAGTTTGTATTGGTGCTGCTTGTTTTG
Above is a window of Glycine soja cultivar W05 chromosome 12, ASM419377v2, whole genome shotgun sequence DNA encoding:
- the LOC114379075 gene encoding xyloglucan endotransglucosylase/hydrolase protein 31-like, which codes for MPLLTSSLFHMVPLFSLLLLSLMIRYGTSQGPPSPGYYPSSKTNPVSFDEGFRNLWGPQHQKLDQDSLTIWLDSYSGSGFKSLHSYRSGYFGAAIKLQPGYTAGVITSLYLSNNQDYPGHHDEIDIEFLGTTPDKPYVLQTNVYIRGSGDGNIIGREMRFHLWFDPTQDFHNYAILWEPSEIIFLVDDVPIRRYPRKSDATFPTREMYVYGSIWDASSWATEGGKYKADYNYQPFFGRYKNFKILGCTTEASTSCQPPSPSPSGYDSLSPQQFAAMQWVQNNYLVYDYCHDPGRDHTLTPEC